A part of Andrena cerasifolii isolate SP2316 chromosome 10, iyAndCera1_principal, whole genome shotgun sequence genomic DNA contains:
- the LOC143374284 gene encoding odorant receptor 13a-like, whose amino-acid sequence MCIINLHLASQFRILQYRLTNMHVVTNHEKQMESASKDPAKNAVTYYAMFKRCVKQHQMLIEFSYHLERVFTLIVLGQVLLFSILMCLDGYLVLMDDAPTTKRLIFVFHITGCMCQLLMFTYSCDCLVQESTAVASAVYSAPWSLLSMSKDGKELRKDMVLVIMRSRVPCCLTASGFFIVSLETYTRVLSTAVSYFTLLNSY is encoded by the exons ATGTGCATTATCAATCTGCACTTGGCTAGCCAGTTTCGTATATTGCAATACAGATTGACAAACATGCACGTGGTAACAAACCATGAGAAGCAGATGGAGTCCGCGAGCAAGGACCCAGCGAAGAACGCAGTTACATACTATGCCATGTTCAAGAGATGTGTTAAACAACACCAGATGCTCATTGAATTTTCCTATCATCTAGAGCGTGTATTCACACTGATTGTACTTGGACAAGTGCTGCTCTTCAGCATATTGATGTGTCTGGACGGATATCTGGTGCTTATG GATGATGCGCCTACAACGAAGCGACTTATCTTTGTATTTCACATAACGGGTTGCATGTGCCAATTGCTGATGTTCACCTACAGCTGCGACTGTTTGGTGCAGGAAAGCACGGCAGTTGCTTCAGCAGTGTACTCGGCACCCTGGTCACTATTGTCCATGAGCAAAGATGGAAAAGAACTGCGGAAAGACATGGTGCTTGTCATAATGAGATCCAGGGTACCTTGCTGTCTAACTGCTAGCGGATTTTTCATTGTATCGCTGGAAACTTATACTAGG GTCTTGAGCACTGCAGTGTCGTACTTCACGCTATTGAATAGCTATTAA